In Bacteroidota bacterium, a single window of DNA contains:
- a CDS encoding acyl carrier protein gives MAEIAEKVKNIIVDKLGVDGKEVTNEASFTNDLGADSLDTVELIMEFEKEFKISIPDEAAEKIITVGDAVSYLEQNAK, from the coding sequence ATGGCGGAGATTGCAGAAAAAGTAAAAAACATCATCGTCGACAAACTAGGAGTTGACGGCAAAGAGGTAACAAACGAAGCCAGCTTCACCAACGACCTGGGCGCAGACAGCCTGGACACGGTAGAGCTGATCATGGAGTTTGAGAAAGAATTCAAAATCAGCATTCCGGACGAAGCCGCCGAGAAAATCATCACGGTGGGAGATGCGGTTTCCTACCTCGAGCAGAACGCCAAGTAA